The following are encoded in a window of Peromyscus maniculatus bairdii isolate BWxNUB_F1_BW_parent chromosome X, HU_Pman_BW_mat_3.1, whole genome shotgun sequence genomic DNA:
- the Nap1l3 gene encoding nucleosome assembly protein 1-like 3 yields the protein MAEADPKMVTEPAAHGVAEEAMASSASDSGEESDSNSSSSTSSCSSSSSSGSSSSSSSSSSSSSSSSSSSSGSSSRGSQVYRKKRVPQPPRRAQRPPSGKHFLDKLPQAVRNRVQALRNIQDECNKVDTLFLRAIHDLERKYAELNKPLYDKRFQIINAEYEPTEEECEWNSEEEFSGDEEMQDDTPDEMPPLEGEEEEEAGVKEEEKDVPKEVPEAKVEENKAPKEIPEVKTEEEEIPKEVPEEKVEAKEASEEIPEVKIEEKEASEEIPEVKIEEKEASEEIPEVKIEEKEASEEIPEVKVDEKADSTDCIEITPEEKEDPKDVLQANAENKDQPTEESKVRAPVREAQKRVPETRPEGGKVKRARKGKPKREDPKGIPDYWLTVLKNVDKLGPMIQKCDEPILKFLSDVSLKFSNPGQPVSYTLEFHFLPNPYFRNELLMKTYIIRSKPDHYDPFFAWGWEIEECKGCKIDWRRGKDVTVTTTRSRPSATGAIEVQPRVVPNASFFNFFSPPEIPLIGKLEPKEDAILDEDFEIGQILHDNVVLKSIYYFTGEINDPYYHDVRDYGNRKYYK from the coding sequence ATGGCAGAAGCGGATCCTAAAATGGTCACAGAACCTGCCGCCCATGGGGTTGCTGAAGAGGCGATGGCTAGCTCAGCTAGTGATTCTGGGGAAGAATCTGACAGCAATAGCTCTAGCAGTACCTCtagttgcagcagcagcagcagcagcggcagcagcagcagcagtagcagcagcagcagcagcagtagcagcagcagcagcagtagcagtggcagcagcagccgTGGCAGTCAAGTATACCGAAAGAAGAGggtacctcagcctcccagaagGGCCCAGAGGCCTCCCTCCGGGAAACATTTCTTGGATAAGCTGCCTCAGGCTGTGAGAAACCGGGTGCAGGCACTCCGAAATATTCAGGATGAGTGTAACAAGGTAGACACCTTGTTCTTAAGGGCAATTCATGATCTTGAAAGAAAATATGCTGAACTCAATAAGCCTCTGTATGATAAGCGTTTTCAGATCATAAATGCAGAATATGAGCCCACAGAAGAAGAATGTGAGTGGAATTCAGAAGAAGAGTTCAGCGGTGATGAGGAAATGCAGGATGACACACCTGATGAAATGCCTCCCTtagagggtgaggaagaagaagaagctggagtaaaggaagaagaaaaggatgttCCAAAAGAAGTACCTGAGGCAAAAGTTGAAGAAAACAAGGCTCCCAAAGAAATTCCTGAGGTGaaaactgaagaagaagaaattccAAAAGAAGTTCCTGAAGAAAAAGTTGAAGCAAAGGAGGCCTCTGAAGAAATTCCTGAGGTAAAGATTGAAGAAAAGGAAGCCTCTGAAGAAATTCCTGAGGTGAAGATTGAAGAAAAGGAAGCCTCTGAAGAAATTCCTGAGGTGAAGATTGAAGAAAAGGAAGCCTCTGAAGAAATTCCTGAGGTAAAGGTTGATGAAAAGGCAGACTCTACAGATTGTATAGAGATAACtcctgaagaaaaagaagacccCAAAGACGTTCTCCAGGCAAATGCAGAAAATAAGGATCAGCCCACAGAAGAATCTAAAGTAAGGGCTCCAGTAAGAGAGGCTCAAAAAAGAGTTCCTGAGACAAGGCCTGAAGGAGGGAAAGTTAAAAGAGCTCGAAAGGGAAAACCTAAGAGAGAAGATCCTAAAGGTATTCCTGACTATTGGCTGACTGTTTTAAAGAATGTTGATAAGCTTGGGCCTATGATTCAGAAGTGTGATGAGCCCATTTTGAAGTTCTTGTCTGATGTTAGCCTGAAGTTCTCAAATCCTGGCCAGCCTGTAAGTTACACTCTTGAATTTCATTTCCTGCCTAACCCATACTTCAGAAATGAGCTCCTGATGAAGACATACATAATAAGGTCAAAACCAGATCACTATGACCCTTTCTTTGCTTGGGGGTGGGAAATTGAAGAGTGCAAAGGCTGCAAAATAGACTGGAGACGAGGAAAAGATGTTACAGTGACAACCACCCGGAGTCGCCCATCTGCTACTGGAGCAATTGAAGTCCAGCCAAGAGTGGTTCCGAATGCatccttcttcaatttctttagtCCTCCTGAGATTCCTTTGATTGGGAAGCTGGAACCAAAAGAAGATGCTATCCTTGATGAGGACTTTGAAATTGGTCAAATCTTGCATGATAATGTCGTCTTGAAATCAATCTATTACTTCACAGGAGAAATCAATGATCCCTACTACCATGATGTCAGGGATTATGGAAACAGGAAGTACTACAAGTGA